The following is a genomic window from Gigantopelta aegis isolate Gae_Host chromosome 5, Gae_host_genome, whole genome shotgun sequence.
cacacatacacacacatacacatacacgcatacatacgctcacatacatacacatacacacacacacacacacacatacacagacacacacacacacacatacacacacatacacacactcatacacacacatacacacacacacacacatacacacacatacacatacacgcatacatacgctcacatacacacacacagagacacacacacatacacacacatatacacacacactcacatacacacacacacacatacacaaacacatacatacacacacgtacacatacacacacacacatacatacacacacacacatacacatacgcacacatacacacacacatacacacatacacacatacatacacacatagacacacacaatcacacatacacacacagacacacatacgcacatacacacacacatacacacacacacatacacacatacacacacatacacacatacacacacacatatacacacacacatacacacccatacacacacacacacacacacacacacatacatacacacatacacacaccaataCAAAAGTGTGACACCTCGCATATAATCTACATGCATGAAAATGGGGAGTGGGCGTGGGTCACAAACTATTtgagagatttaattaatattcttattagcaaccgtaatttttgctgaaaatcgcaGTTACAACGTTGGTTGTATACCGCACTAATTTCAACCTCTGGTGTATACTGCacaacaactgtataacaaataaaagtgtatttattgcCAATGGATATTAATATTGGCAGAGATAATAattaatgtcacatattactaccaatcacagctGCATCTGGTTTTACTCCGTACATATTTGACtttcttctttggtaccatgcaacctttaatcaacatatacaccatggatatatatattacaactcctcaaccttaaagggacattcctgagtttgctgcattttaagatgtttccgactaataaaatatttctaagattaaactaacatattaaatatattttcttgtttagaaaatcagtgtctgtatattctttgtgtttgtggtcgtcttaatatttgtaagaagcccagtttgtagaaaataaaatgaaaattaacctagtacaaatattagaacgatcagaagcacgtttaacacacagacaccaatatattatgcagaaaaatatatttgatatgtaattacaatcgttaaaaagtctgttagtcgataacatcttaaaaattgcagcaaactcaggaatgtccctttaaagtaaattttaaaaagaggtCCGTTTCTGACGTAACTGATAACGTCTTTGACTagcctagttccgcacacacaAATCGCATCCTATTTTTAAATAGAAACCTGACATGCTTCAAGCAAacggcgggacctagcccaatggtacaaaaaaaaacaaccccgcttgatgcgcgatcagtttgggatcgatccccgtcagtgggcccattgggctatttctcgttccaactagtgcaccacgacaggtacaCGGCAATGGAAGTGAGAAACATACAATGTACAATATactttggagaggaaacccgttatatttttttaattagtagcaagggatctttatcaAAGATAGGagagaacataccacggcctttgatataccagtcgtggagcactggctggaacgacgaCTAAACTCTACTTCTGTTTCTATTACTATTTCTGTTACTTTTACTACAGATAGCGTCTTTATCCTtcgaagataaaaaaaaaaaaaatgcttttcaATATTTGTCGCTATTCGATCTGGGTGTAACGGAATTAGGTTTAAGACGGTAACAAGAAGTCTAATTTTCCCCAAGTTTCGCTGCTTGGTTGAtcaattattcatttattcatcaatcatttatttatgagATATTCGGTTTTCGGTCCGTGTTATCAACTACATCTGATACACTGCCCAGTAACCTCATTCGATCCAGTAACGCAGGGATCGAAATTTTACCGTGACACCGTGCCCTCCTTTCTTGGCCGGGTTTCGACGGCAAGTAAAATACCGTAATGTCCTACTTGGGTTACCAGTGGGTTCTTCCTTTAAACCTCAGGTTGCATATATGGAAATGATGGTTTTAATTTTGAGGAACCAAACAGTCTTTCAGCCAGGTTTGCCTTTTTGCCCATGCAACTTACCCCgtgttctatttatttatttatttttatttatttatttaattttttaattttttaattttatttatttaattaattaattaatttattaaattaaattaaattaaattaaattaaattaaattaaattaagttaaattaaattaaattaattaattattttatttttatttttagaaactaAACTGAAAGCAACatttcgttaaataaatataattaattgtttttctatAAACTGAAAGCAACatttcgttaaataaatataattaattgtttttctgTTAATAAAAGTTAACTCATTGTTGTTCCTCCGTTTTATTCTGATATGAAAATGGTATGCTATTTTCAGATAAAGATTTTGCAATGTCTGTTTGTTGTGCAACATGTTAAGTAAAGAACTCGAAGCCCCAATCCTGCCATTACCATAACACATTCCTGGGGcaataaacttaaaacaaaaataaaaataaaaatacaacacccccccaaaaaaaaacccacacaaaaaaacaacaacaaaaaacatacacaaaaacaacctcaaacaaaaatctataaaaaaaaaacccacacaaaaaaccaacaatgaaaacaacaaaGAGATACCCctacaaagaaaaaaccccaacaacaaacaaacaaacaaacaaaaaaacccacaaaaaaaaaacaaaacaaaaaaaaaaaacccaaaaaacaaacaataatacaccccaactcccccccccaaaaaaaaaaaaaccccaaccccccctcACAAAACCAACAGCAACACACAcccaacaaccaaacaaaaaaagccataccaaaataacataacaccccaacccccctcaacccgttaaaaacaaaacaaccccaacccctccaaccccccaacaaaaaccaaataaaaaacCAAACGCAACAaccttacacacacacaaaaaatacacataccAAAACAGCATAACACCTCAACACCTTCAACCGGTTAAAAACGCCCACACCCAAACTCATTcatgcttttgttttgtttcttctactAATTGACGTCGTCGTGGTCATTGTTTCAGAAACCGTCGACGTGTTTTTCGGGCCTTGCTGCGACTACGCCGCAGCTCCCGTGGCGCGACAGATCCCGTACTGGAACAAACCCATGGTGACGGCCGCCGCCATGGCCCGAGACTTCGGCCGAGTTAAGAAATCCATGTTTCAACTGCTGACGCGGGTTGGACCGATATTCAACTCGCTGGTGGAAATGCTCATTCTTATATTCAAGGTAAATATGCATATATTATCGTGATTCACTatgttgtgctatcctgtacaATGAATAGCGACCACCAAGCTAAGGACAAAAATGCGACCCCgaatagctacatgtacattcCGGCTTTACGAACAATAACGACTGAATTAATCGGCAGAAATCGGTAGTGTTCGTAAACTAGTgttatgaataaattaatttacgtGACTCTGGCACCTTAGTTATTGGTTATCAGATTGTAACCCTTTATCAGCCATCAACACCATTCATATGTATGAATGAAATATTGTGGTCCCAGCACATCACTGTTTGGTTTGTGTTCATGCATATGGGTCACACCTAACTGTGTAGAGTATTTCAGGTCTCTTATTTCTATAAAAGTTGCACTCTGAGTGAATTAGTGGGTCAAATTAGTGTACTTTTTGTCCATTTAATTTTCACTGAAATCATCCCTTtgttgtaaaaatgtattgaacatgttttatgttaaaatgacagtGGTTTGCCGATAATACCattctatttaaaatgtgagttatttaaaaaaaaaaaaaaaaaatggccacCAGGGTCAAAAGTTATTGCAATTTATGTAAATGTACTAGTTTGTTATCCTTTTTGTTATCCTTTTTGTTATCCTTTTTGTTCTTCTATATCTCATGCTGTATGGACGACATACAGGGCCGAATTTAAAATACCTGTTTTAGACGtatacacgtgtaactacatacatttacaatgcttaaaggtacataccctagtttttaaatactaaggcatatttttgaatattatggccgtttttgataactgacgtcatactttaattaaattttatggtttagattatcaatttccgtacattcgaagtgtttttggtcatcctggtgtttataatatcgaaaaatgcatttctcatatttttaaaatcgcacgtgcgtctgagaagtaccAGTTAtagagtcgcgttttagtcgagttttagagggtattttgccatttcaaagtcagactcatgttttactcaactgtaactttatgcaaatgtgttacaggtttgtagattaatgaaccttagtgttaattttgaaactagggtgtgtccctttatacacctgcgtttaagaaaaacaggcatcgtaaattcagccctaagtctttaaaaattaagtgaaattaaattatgttacaatgaATTTTCTCACATATAATTAGTATTTATGATTTAGGAATAAAAAGTGCAATATGTTTTTACGTCACAAAAAGTTAACATAATTAAAGCAACTTATAGGTTTGTCACAAAACATCTGTAGTGTTCGCGACCATCTAATAATTGTTGACTTAATCAAAAGAATTCTACATCAATTGAGGATTACAAGTCAGATGTACGGAGAAACTCTGCAAAGTAACAGAATTGTGAAGTAGCTGAaggatttgaaaataatacacacTGAATGTGGATTTGTAATGTCCGTTACTGTACCTTTCAAAAAACATCATTATAAATTTTGATACTTTATACAAAATACCAAAATACGTATACTTAAAttttcttgtattttattttgtaaggcTACAACATGTTAAATaagaacaaatataaataatatagctGAATTGATAATTGTTATTTCATCCAGCATTCACccctaaaaataacaaaattatgattAGCAGGACATTCCTCTtgctgaaaatatttttgaattgtGTTGAGTGTTTAGCTAATTTTTAACTCGTATAACCAATTAAGTTCACGATGAGACATAACATTCAATATAGAATCCTACTAATAACACACTactaggtagtactaaaccaagtaacttctggctgggtcaaagttcgaggtgcacccaacttttgatagagaagtgaacaccacaagtcctgtgattggttataaatatgagtgtgttggttgtaaaaaaaattagtttcatctgggctaaaaatgtatgcaattttatttcatctagtaccactgtgtcaagtagtcttgtgcttggaacatgtatggggtaccgagtaaaaaaagtactcaaattttgtgcggaactagggtagtcatagacgctacccgtcatctcagaaatgagcagcttgacacccacttttttgtgatttactttaagggtgaggggtggtagtatttatatccgtggcgtttatgtcgattgatacgttgcagataggagttttagccacatatgttactattgtcgtctatgggatttgatttggtagtatacaccctactaGATGTGCTTTACATTCAGTAAGGATTCTCTGTAGAGCCCgtaaacaaaaaagtaatatAGAAACTATGTGATTAAATGTCAACAGTAATACCAATAAGATATAGATTTCATAggaatatgatatatttttgcATATTAGAAttctattacttttttttacagtttaagGTGAAATTTGAggagaaaaccccccaccatTTTAGTCCAATCTTTCCTAGAATTTACTTATATAGTAAACAAATTAAGTTACACTGAAACATAATACAAATTGCAAGCTTGATActggaatataaatattttgaaaataaatatgttcacTTGATTGGTTATGGACACTACCAGCTGTCACAGTTTAAGGTGAAATTTAAggagaaaaaaccccattttAGTCCAATCTTTCCTAGAATTTACTTGTATAGTAAACAAATTAAGTTACACTGAAACATAATACAAATTGCAAGCTTGATACtggaatattaatattttgaaaataaatatgttcacTTGATTTGTTATGGACACTACCAGCTGTCACATCCAGCCACGAACAGTAGATTTGCAGCTCATGAAATGGAAACCAGAAATAATCatctcaaacattttaaaactgtattttaaatatgggaaatattttagttttgtgtcaaatcttttataattatattcaaagtTGAATGATTTTGTTCAAATTTATAATTACCTTTGGGTTTTAACAAGGTTAATGTTTACTTggtgttaacaaaaaaaatccatttatttTCTGACTGtgtcataaacattttaatctAAAGAATGCACATTATTACTTTTTTGACAGTAGGCcctacactggcgtaggaagcgggagtgtgtgtgtgtgtgtgtgtgtgtgtgtgtgtgtgtgtgtgtgtgtgtgtgtgtgtgtgtgtgtgcaggggggCATGTGCttcccacttttcagatattatactttatatttgctttataatagtgtaaaagtgtgtaaatataaaagtatccccccccccccccactttttggcaccttcctacgccactgccctatatatgtttacatactgtgtatgtacattatgATTTTAAGCCCGCCCCCACCCTATTTtggtgaaacaatatatatttcagaatacacaaaaatgcaaaGTTATCCCGTCCATCTGTCAAGGatctttaaattctatttaacccccccccccccccccaaggtttTGTGCCCCCTCTGTTAAAAAATCCTGAATCCGAACCtggtaacatttaaaatatattttatcggGCACCATTTTAAACCATGTATCAATATTAAAAGgccataccctagtttttaaaaactaaggaatatttttgactattagatccgtttttgataactgaaatcatattttacttagtttttattggttagattatccatttccgtacattcgaagtgtttttggtcatcctggtgtttttaatgtcacaaaatgcatttctcatatttttaaaaacgcacgtgcgtctgagacgTAACgtttatggagttgagttttagtctatttttagagggtatttcaccatttcaaagtcacaaactcacgtttcactcaattgtaactttatccaaatgtgtgctgcagatttgtagattaactaaacttagtgtgcattttcatgggctgaaactagggtctgtccctttaactgaatCCAcccttgaaactagggtctgtccctttaacctccATTTGAGCAGAGTTAAACCAATACATGACCCGGATGGAAACCAAACCCCGCCTCCGTGTCATACGcctatttacaatatattttatatttattttattttctaattttagcATTTTAAATGGAACCGAGTTAAACTAATATATGACCCGGAAGCAAACGAACATATCGTAGACCGGTATTGTCACATTCTTACGGATGGAATTCACCACGGTCTACGGACAGAACGAAGGAAAAATCTCACGCACGAGTATTACAAGTTTCACAAGATGGCCGACATACTCTCGGGACTGGAACACGAGATTGGGCGAGAATTTGCAGGTaaggttttgtttaaaaaaaaaaagttttagaaGCTTTAAGGTTCCACTAGGCCAAATCAGTTCTCACTGCCGGTAATGTTAACactataatacaatttgtttacttttgtttCAACTTCTTGtgagtactatatatatataaacagaataccaatttttttaaatctttatatttattattttattgggaATAGATTATAACAGTTTCACAAATGAACAGTGTCACATGATATTATCACTACCTTtcctccgtaaatatttgaaggGTCATCCCTAACTATGACCCGGAAGTTGCTGGTTTGATTTAGTGCAACCGTAAAGccatatatgttcttgtttttttccagATGGTAACATATAtctatactcaataaaattaatCAAGGGTCAGTAAACTGTTTGGTAATTATTTgctttgtcatattattttagcaagtTTTGATCTTAAATTACTTCTGAACATTGTTGCAATAAAATTATACACGCAAAAGGGAGATCTTGAAGGTAAGTTTGTGTCTTAAAAAAATTGAGAATCAAAAGCtgcgttttatttatttttctctaTCGTCTCCTGATTAGCTGCCACACTTTAATGTGAACTTCGCAGGCGAATGTGCTGTAAATAACTTGGAAAAGACGATAATATTTCTTTTGAAAcctgtttttttaataggaTGTGTAAGAAGTAGGACACTATTCTTATGtcctttagataccatttatcttacaattgcTTGCTTAAAAACACATCGAACTCACTTTCAGTCACTCAACATACGTTTTCGTACTAGTAATAAGAAGTATGATATTCAACGTGTGCAGTAGTCTCTATTTCTATACGTTACAAATATattgtttccatgtgaatgcattaatacatatacataacacAACTGGGGGTACagaaagggagataactgataTTCACTGGTGTTTCGTAATCAGCGGACTGCGCAAgaggtgttttgtttaaaaatccTTTGTCTCTATTTAAAGGCAGCCTTTGTTTAAGATGACTTAGTCTCTATTTGAAACCAGCCTTTGTTTAAGATGAATTAGTCTCTATTTGATCAGCCTTTGTTTAAGATGATTTAGTCTCTATTTGAAGCCAGCCTTAGTTTAAGATGACTTAGTCTCTATTTAAAGGCAGCCTTTGTTTAAGATGACTTAGTCTCTATTTGAAGTCAGCCTTTGTTTAAGATGACTTAGTCTCTATTTAAAAGCAGCCTTTGTTTAAGATCACTTAGTCTCTATTTAAAGGCAGCCTTTGTTTAAGATCACTTAGTCTCTATTTGAAGCCAGCCTTAGTTTAAGATGACTTAGTGTCTATTTGAAACCAGCTTTTGTTTAAGATGACTTAGTCTCTATTTGTAACCCACCTTTGTTTAAGATGACTTAGTCTCTATTTGAAACTAGCCTTTGTTTAAGATGAATTAGTCTCTATTTGAAGTCAGCCTTTGTTTAAGATAATCTAGCCTCTATTTGAAACTAACGTTTGCTTACGACCAGTTAGCCTTCTTTTCAGTGTGGCCTTCATTGAATACACGGCCTGTGTTGAGATTTTACGGCAGTTTTCCCTAAAGGTTTAGCTATCATCTCACGGGTGTCGTTTCAAATAAAAGCACACTGCTCGTTGATATGATTTAAATTAATGGCATTTTATCGCCCCCACGTTTCAGATTTCATCACGGAAACAACCATTAACGAAAACCCGCAGAGAAGGACTTGATTTCAATAGCGCGGACTCGATCGGCTATTCGTCCACAGTTTTCGTATCCGTACATACTATAACTGTATATTGAACCAAATCAATTCCCTTTTCCCATAATGTTAACCTCTTCCTAATAAAACTAATTCAATCAGTATATTAACACATCCAGACAGTACGCATATAATACATGGGCGTaggagtgcgagtgcgaataatgtttacatgctcatataccactagagtttcgagcatgtctctggatagccagtgacttgctctgggacagaatgtttttttaattagtgggcctttaaacttttgatgcgcatctcaaattaatataattaataaaaaaaatctactcattaaatttggtcgctaggttagattgggcggtcaaaaagaaattagatagatagataactagtttaacggggggtgggggtgaaaatggacagaattttgaaaatagcaattagtaaaagaaattagtaggattaaaaaacaaaacaaaaaacatttacaagccaaaaataaaatgaattgactgctcgaccgaatatttgtataatttggagcatttttgaaggacactcaaaaataaataagagaaagaagagaggatcggactatttaataatatttaaaaaaccccagaagTCCGATCTATATAGTCCGGGCCgagggaggggggtgggggtgggtagaggagtaagtttgaggtgggcggaatttggaatacaaatTTAGTAGTTGGTCAAAGACCGAAAGG
Proteins encoded in this region:
- the LOC121372955 gene encoding atrial natriuretic peptide receptor 3-like, producing MVTAAAMARDFGRVKKSMFQLLTRVGPIFNSLVEMLILIFKHFKWNRVKLIYDPEANEHIVDRYCHILTDGIHHGLRTERRKNLTHEYYKFHKMADILSGLEHEIGREFAASFDLKLLLNIVAIKLYTQKGDLEVQLSPKQEVPVLREVGAYGEMRTGPAVSDGIR